TCCCCTGGGGGAACGTATAAAAATTGCCATAGCTTTGATGACGGACTACCTGTTCGCCAACCCCGAAGTATCGAATCTCATGTTCCATCGTTATTTCAGCAAAACAAGGCACGATATGATAATTGATTTCAAAGTCCCGGAATTCACCGGCGACATTGCCCGCTCAATGGGTTTGACAAAGGACGCAAAAAAAACACCTCCCAGGGGCATGCTGGAAGTCCTGACAGTTATGAACGGCATCCATAATTTTGTCTCCGGAGAAAACTTCTTCCGTCCCATGGTTAAACTCAACCATAAAGAGTACATCGAAATGGTCAAGGAGACCCTGCAGTTCGTCCTCACACCGGCCTTCACAAGCAGGGAAGAAAAGAAAAGTCAGAGGGCTCGAAAAAA
The sequence above is a segment of the Deltaproteobacteria bacterium HGW-Deltaproteobacteria-2 genome. Coding sequences within it:
- a CDS encoding TetR/AcrR family transcriptional regulator; the protein is MRTALEKARKDPESMKARILAAARIVFGEYGFHGTTTRMLAKEVGIDISTLHYHWGDKKDLYEAVILDMNRDLGRELSAVEKIIHGRPLGERIKIAIALMTDYLFANPEVSNLMFHRYFSKTRHDMIIDFKVPEFTGDIARSMGLTKDAKKTPPRGMLEVLTVMNGIHNFVSGENFFRPMVKLNHKEYIEMVKETLQFVLTPAFTSREEKKSQRARKNP